The Pirellulales bacterium genome segment TGTTGCGATCCGTCTCCCAAATCGCCGAAAACAGCACCGCGCGTGGGCCATGCAAGCAGAAGTACATGCCGCAAGGGTTGTTGCCCCGCATCAAAATCCGCTCGGTCATTGGAAAAGCGTCTGCTTCAAGTCGATCGAAGTGTCGTAAAGTCTCATTCACGTATGCCTTTAAGTCATCCAGAGTTTGTATCTCGGCTGAATGAGCGAGCATGGAAGAAGAGTTCTCCTTGAGGCGCAGATGATCTGCACAAGCACAGAACATCTTGCGGAAAGGAAAGGATGGGAAGGATGCCGACACTATGAGCTATCGGCAGAATAGGATGACTACTTCCGCTCTGGTAGGAACAATATGAAGGATCGTAGCACTTTTGACGGCGCGCCCCTACCCGTGGGGACGACATCTGATGTCGCGCACGTTCGCACCTATTTTTCCTGGCTGTAGGCCTCGAAAGCCTCGGCGATCTTTGCCGACTTCTCGTCCCCCTGGTGGAAGAGCACGCGGTAGCGCAGCGTGAATGACTCGCCCGGCTCGAGCGTGTGCTTGCCGTCCTTGCCCGCGTTGGGTTCGAAGTCGTGCAGTCCGAAGGGGTTCGCCGCAAACAGCCCGTACGTTCGCACGTGCCAATGCGTGGGAAAACGGAAGCTCGACGGGTGGTTCAACACGGCAATGCCGAGTTCTTCCCCTTCGACCGGCCCGTGGTAATCGACCCAGGCAGCGCTCTTGGCCCAGGCAGTGCCGTCCGTATCGCCATTGCTGTTGACGATCTTGCCCCCCGACGGGCGTCGCTCCACGTCCATCGAGGTGGGAATGCGAATGCCGAACGAGCCTTCCTTCGTGTCGCCGAACGTCACGGCGCTTTCCAGGGCGCGGATCGTGATGTCGAAGTCGATCGCCCGCAGCTCGCCCACCTGGTGAAACTTGAGCGTCCGCGTGTCTTCGCAGATCTTGTTTCCTTCGCGATCGACCCAATCGTTGTTCGTCACGATCTTGGCCTCGGCCCCCCCCGACACCTCGACGAAATCGCGATGCACGATCTTGCCGTTCTTCCCCGATTCGCTCCAGAAGTCGATGCCGTTCACGTCACCGTGCGTGAACCAGAGCGAGCGATGATGGGGATGGTCCATCATCTCCCCCTTGATGCGCTGCATCGGGTAGGCCCGGGTCATGTTCTTGCCCGTCGGTCCCACGATCGGCCAGAGAATCGGCTTGGGCCCCTTGTCGATCAGGTATTCGGTAAAGACTTCGCCGTCGAGCTTCACCGTGACCCCCTGGTCGTTTCGCTCGACGGCAAACTCGGCCGCGTCGGCCTTGTCGCTGCAGCAACCATCGCAGGCGCAGCTTGCTCCCAGAACCAACAACAAGGAGAGCGCAGAACGAAACATGGTCGAATCCCTCTCGGGCAGTAGGCAGGAAGGAAGTCAGAGGGGCGCAGCAAGGCCCCCGCGACGGACAGGAAATATCGTACCTGCCGCAGGAACCAGATGCTACGGTCGCCGAATGCCCAAGAAAGACGCCGGCCGAGACGCCATCGATCGGGGCGTCGAAGCAGATTGGTCGCCGCCAAGAACCTAACGCGCGGCTTGTCCTTTCGTCGAGTTCGCGGTCGTTTCGACCGGTCGACGAAACTCCTTGAAGTCCACCAGCCGGTAGGTGGCCATTTGGTTGCCGATCGTGTCGATGCGTCGTTGATCGTCCGCGAGCAGCTTCCAGGTAACGTGATGCTCGCTGCGCAGG includes the following:
- a CDS encoding PmoA family protein; this translates as MFRSALSLLLVLGASCACDGCCSDKADAAEFAVERNDQGVTVKLDGEVFTEYLIDKGPKPILWPIVGPTGKNMTRAYPMQRIKGEMMDHPHHRSLWFTHGDVNGIDFWSESGKNGKIVHRDFVEVSGGAEAKIVTNNDWVDREGNKICEDTRTLKFHQVGELRAIDFDITIRALESAVTFGDTKEGSFGIRIPTSMDVERRPSGGKIVNSNGDTDGTAWAKSAAWVDYHGPVEGEELGIAVLNHPSSFRFPTHWHVRTYGLFAANPFGLHDFEPNAGKDGKHTLEPGESFTLRYRVLFHQGDEKSAKIAEAFEAYSQEK